The nucleotide window ACCCCGACGGCCGCGGTGCCTATCACGTCGGATCGGTTCTGAATCCCGGCGGCCAAGTCAACATTGGTGCGGTTCCGCAGGTGGAATCGTCCAGTTTCTTGCGATCGATCACGCCGGAATCGTTGGCGGAGTTTCGAGCGGTCTATCTGATCGATGTTCCGACGATCGGCGAAGGTGCCGCCGCGGCGCTGGACCGGTATGTCCGCAGCGGTGGCGGGCTGGCGTGGTTCCTGGGCGAATCGGTCGATCGAACGGTGTACAACCAAACCTTGGTGTCGGCGGATCGACGGTTGTTACCGGCCGCGTTGCTGCAAATCCAACCGCTGCGTGATCGCCCCGATGGCGTGACGGCGGATGTGCGAATGGATGATTCATCGGATCTGTTGCTTCCACTGGCATCCGCCGGCGACGGCGTGTTTTCGTTGGTTCGGTTCAGCGATTCATGGTTGCTGGATTTGAAAGATGACGATGCAAACGACACCGGCATTTCGACGGACGTGGTGTCCGGCGATGTTGACGACGCGGCCGCCACGGAATCGGAAAACCTTGAAATGGGACCGGTGCGAGTTCCGCTGCGACGCACCGATGGTGTGCCGGTGGTGATGCAACATGATTACGGACGTGGTCGCGTGGTGACGGTCGCCGCGGGGCTGGACGGACAATGGACCAACTGGACGGGTGATCCGACTTTTGTGGTGTTCTTGTTGCAAACCAATGCGTATCTATGGAGCGCGGCGTCGCCCCCAACGGCTCGATCGGTCGACGACCCGATGCGTGTCTCCTTGCCCGCCGATCGATACGCCCCGGTGTTGACTTGGTTACCGGCCAACGAACCGCCGCGATTGCCGATCGAACTGTCCCGTGATGACCTGGCCGACGATGATTCGACCGATGCGGGCTCCGGTGCAGCATCTGGTGACGGTGGCCGGCAGCAGACGCTGGAATTGGATCCGGTCGGTGCGATCGTCGACGGACGTGTCGATGTGACCGATCTGATGCGTCCCGGTTTGGGCGAATGGATGTTGACGGCGCTGGACGGCCAAACGGAAATGCGGCCGGTGGCGACGACGATTCGTGTGGGTGAAAGCGATTTGCAGCGCAGCAAGCATGCCGAGGTCTTGCGTGACTTGCAGCCGGTCGATGCGGAGTTCATCGACCGTGGACGTTGGAACGACCAAACACGCCAAGCGGGCAGTTCGTTGGTGTCGCTGGTTCTGTTGGGATTGTTGGTGTTGTTTTTTGCGATCGAACAGGCTCTGGCGTACTGGGCCAGCTATCACGCGGCGGCCCCATCGTCGATCAAAAGTGGTCCGCGTGGCGGCGGTGTGGGAAGCACCCCGGCGTCGTGGTCGAACCGATCGACCACAGGTTCGCAAGCGACCGGTGATTTGACGGGGGATCGCGTCGGATGATCGGACAACTGGCGGACCGAAGCGAAGTCGTTTACGAATTCATGCGAGCCCGATCGCTGGACGGGTGGTGGATTTGGGCCGTGGTCGTCTTGGGCGTGGTCGCCCTGCTGACGCTGTGCGTGCGTTTTTATCGACGCGACGTCGTGGAGATTTCGCGGCCCGTCGGCTGGACGCTGATGCTTTTGCGGGTGACCGCCGTGATCGCGCTGGTGTTCTTCTTCTTTGACCTGCAACGTCGAACGCAGCGGGTGGTGACGCGGCCCAGCGAAGTCGTCGTGATGGTCGACACCAGCCAAAGCATGTCGCTGGCCGGCGGCATCGATCCGGGATCGCCCAGTCGAGTGCAGTTGGCTGAATCCCTGCTGGATGATTCGCCGTTGTTGACGCAGATGCGCGACGAACATCGCGTCAGCGTTTACGGTTTTGATGCGGAATCAGAACCGACGCTTTGGATGTCCACCGCCACGGCGGATCAATCATCGGATACCGATTCGGCGGCACAGCCGCAGCCAGCCAATGGGGACGAAACAATTTCAGCGACCGCGCGCCGGATAGCCTGGTTCGGCGGATTCGCGATCGCGGTCGGCTTGTTGCTGGCCTTGATCTCCTTGGCCATTGGTGCCACCGGACGTGGACAATCGGTCGGCTGGTTCCTGGTCACCTCGGCCAGTTGTCTGTTGATCGGCGGGGTATCTTTGGGCAGCGTCTATTGTGTGCAAAGCCCTGCATCGCTGGCGTCGATTCTAGGTTTGTCGGGGCCCTCTGATGCGGACGATACGACCGAGGAACCGGAATCGACCGAGGACCCGTCACAGGGACCATCGGGCGTGGCGGACTGGCAGACTCAGGTGGCCGCCGTCGGCAGCGAGAGCCGGATCGGGGACGCGATTCGCACGGTTCT belongs to Crateriforma spongiae and includes:
- a CDS encoding BatA domain-containing protein is translated as MFLFPVLTIGFLFVAVPLLVHLINMLRHRRQPWAAMDFLLASYRKQRKWVVLRQLLLLLSRLALAALLIALLAGWTGGGKLMQMLGGKTVHHVVLLDDSYSMGDSSGNTTAYQSALQTLQDLTRQLAQEDGEHRLTVMRSSRAALATRGGIQRGDTAADLSSQTITGDSRLIRRVMATAASPLRTDMTAAVEMAAQLLENDSADERHVYLLSDFRRRDWSAPERLTQQLRRIDGDAEIRLVDCAGAAAGNLAITDLSPQQDVWVAGVPVVIRAKVKNYGSGPVNNVTIGVRMVLYGDDVTTPEPGLPQSGRVESLPAIVIESLQSGEEVTKTFQVFVAQPGTHAIEAWLPEDALAIDNRRICTLPLSETQKVLVIDDDPDGRGAYHVGSVLNPGGQVNIGAVPQVESSSFLRSITPESLAEFRAVYLIDVPTIGEGAAAALDRYVRSGGGLAWFLGESVDRTVYNQTLVSADRRLLPAALLQIQPLRDRPDGVTADVRMDDSSDLLLPLASAGDGVFSLVRFSDSWLLDLKDDDANDTGISTDVVSGDVDDAAATESENLEMGPVRVPLRRTDGVPVVMQHDYGRGRVVTVAAGLDGQWTNWTGDPTFVVFLLQTNAYLWSAASPPTARSVDDPMRVSLPADRYAPVLTWLPANEPPRLPIELSRDDLADDDSTDAGSGAASGDGGRQQTLELDPVGAIVDGRVDVTDLMRPGLGEWMLTALDGQTEMRPVATTIRVGESDLQRSKHAEVLRDLQPVDAEFIDRGRWNDQTRQAGSSLVSLVLLGLLVLFFAIEQALAYWASYHAAAPSSIKSGPRGGGVGSTPASWSNRSTTGSQATGDLTGDRVG